The genomic stretch aAGGGAGACAAAACCACAGGGAAGAACAAAGGCCATTGCTCATGAGGGTTCATGTCAGCAGCGAGCGGCCTCTAGGAGACAAAACTTCCTAAGTATCACCGGTCCTGGCCCCCGGTTCATGCCTCGCATTTGCCTGCTCACCACACTGTCTGGGGACTGAAGCTGGCTTGGCAAGGCTGGGCTGCTATTATAGCCAGAGGTGACACCAGATGAGAGGCTTCCGTCGGAGCTGGTGCACCGGGAGCCAGAGGTGGCCAAGGTGTGTAgtttttcctcctcctgggaagGACAGGTCAGCGTCAGCCAGCTTCGGGTGCATCATTACCACACTCCCATCACCTCCCAGCGCCTCCTGCCTTAGCCTCACACCCTCACGCCGCCCCCGTCCCATTCCCAACTATATTCTCAAGCTGCCTCCTCCCAGACTCTCACCCGGGGACCAGAGCTGGTCTGATGAGGATGACACGTAAACAGAGCGAAGCAGCTCTGAACAGGCACCAGGACCCGACACCTTCCTCCAGAAGCTATGTTCCAAGACTCAGAGGCAGCATGGTGATGGCTGATCCAGTCTGAGGTCTGCCCCAGGCCCAAGCCCACCCAGAAATCAGAGGCTTGCCTCACTCCCTACCTGCAGCAGCTGGGAGATGATCTGCTGGCGAATTCTCAGCTTTTCCTGTTCAGTCCGCTCCCTCAGTTGGTCCCGGGCCCGGGCAATCTCCACTTTGGCCTCCTCACGGGCCCGCTGGTATTCTTGTAGCATCAGCTCTATGTCAGAGGGTGGgtgagaagaccttgatgctgaccCTGAGCTCCTGGGGAAAACCAGAGGGGTGGAGAGATGCCTTCTAACGTGGTCAGTGGGCGATGGCCCAGGCCCGCTCAACACCGCCTTCTTGAAAGACCCATCCTCTCTTTGCCCACAGGGTCTTCAAGCTTGGTTTTATAAACATCCTGAGGCTCAGGCCTGCAGCCTTACATAGCACATCATGGTCCCTCTAACCACTCCACCCCCTCCAcagctccctcccaccctcttttttccttttgcctctctCTCCACAGCTGCCTACCACTGTCCACAGGCACGTAGGACCCACTCCTGGTCACTCCTCGCATAGAAAGCTGTGGCCTCCGGTGTCCAGGACACTAGAGTCCAGGCCCCGCTCCCCACATGCTCTCGCCCCACACCGAGCAGGCTCCCCGCAGGGCAGTGGGTCCACCTACCGGGTGGTCTCCACAATGTCCTTCCTCAGCTGCTGCAGGTATTCTCGGCGCCGGCTGGGGAGGTCAAAGTCCCGGGCAAAGGTCAGTTGTTTCTTGGGGCTGAGGCTTCGTGACCGGCGGGAGTTCTGAAGTTCCTCAGACCGCTCCCTCTGGAGGGTCTCTGCTGGGTGTTTTGGCCTGAGACAGAACGTGACTGAGTCATTGACGCTGACCCTGAAGCCCCTTCTCCATCTTAAGATCTATCTCTGACCCCCAGAAAATCCCAGAGCTGAGCCAGGGAGAGGGGAACAGCCAGCTGTTAGCCTTCTCTGGCCTCCCACCCAGGACCCGGTCCTTACCGGGCGTATAGCTCCTCCTCCTCAGCAGCGAGCGCCTCCCCCGTGCCGCTCTGCAGCACCTGCAGCAGGGCGTCTGCCTCCCCGAAGCCATGGTGCAGTTTTGCTTCTGTGAGTTCTGTGCTGAGGGAGAGGTTCTGGGCCCCAACTTTCAGGGGGATCTGCTCCTTCTGGGGCCACTCAGGTGCCCGGCTCTGGTCCTCAGGGGCTTGTGGGAGCCTCTGGGACTGCTCTCCAGAGCTACAATCACATCTGGTCCCCAGGGAATCCATGGTACCTGGCCCTCCAGGAGAGTTATTCTGAGGCCCACACAAGTCACTAAATTTGTTATGCATGGGGATATCCCTCAGACCATGATGTTGGGGCTCAGGAGCCGTATGCATCTGGGAACCAGGGGGCAGCAGTCCCCCAGGCTGGCAGGCCACAGGCGGGCCCAAGATGCAACCCTGGAGCCCTGGGGTATCAGTCAACTCAGAGAAAGGGCAGGGGCTGTGGCGCTGGAGGCCCCCCCACGAAGAGGGAACGTCCAGAGCTGGCCGCAGCTCCACGGGAGATGCTGAGTGCTCACCCCTTTTCTCCGCCCTGCTCTGCCATCCACCTGGCCCCCTTCTGCTCAGTGGGCCACACTCTACTGAGGCCACGTCCTCAGGCAGAAAGCTGTCAGCCAGCCTCTGGCTCCTGTTACCCAGTGGAGGGGGCGACAGTCTGCTCTGCACCCCGGCGGTGGCCCTGGGCAGACACTGCTGCAGGGGCTGCTGCACAAAACAGACCTGGAGCTTTGTGCTCTGCTGTGGGCTGCCTTGGGAGCTCACCCCAAGGAAGGGCCTGCAGTCGCCCTCttctaaggaacttctgccttcTCCACATGGAGCCCCTGCTCTCCGAGAGCCATCTGCCTCATCAGTGGTTTGAGAAGAATTACCCACTGGAGGCCGGGGGGCAGGAAGGGGAAGGCTTGGGCTGGACATGAGTTTCTGGCGGCTGTCAAGGGAAAGAGCTgagggagatgaaagagacaaggCGCTTAGGGGGATCCCTGACCCTGGGGTGCTGGCACTAAGTGTAAGGATCGGGGAGGAGGCCCTGTCCACCAGCAAGGTGCTGGCCGACCCCTGCTCCTTCTGCACCCTGAGTTCCCCAACAGACTCCGCAACCTGGGTGTAGGGCCCTGGGGAGGAAAATGCGCTGAGGCAGGGTCTGCCAACAGCCAGGCAGGTGGGTTCCtctggctgggagctgggaggcaggagggcaTCTGGAGAAGCCTGGGGGCTCAGAGAAGGCAGGTTCTGCTCAAAGGGGCCTTTCTGAAAGTTGAAGTGGAATGAGGGTACAGGGGCGCTCTGGGGCCTGCAAAGAGTGTCTTCCCCCTGAAGATCTAGGGGCCCTGCTGTTTTCCACACTgtctcctctgcctctctcttctgAAGTGTCCCAGGAACACGTCCCTTTCCTTGAGACATGCTAGCAAGATCTGAGCCCAGCCCTTCAAGGATCACATTGACCTTCTGAGGGTCGGCCTCTGGGGCCTGGAGGTGGAGAGGTGGTGAGGCCAGGTCAGTCTGGATGCCCTCATCCACAGTAGTCTGAGTAGAGCCGTCCATCATCTGGGTCTGGGGCACCTCATGAGGGGTGTCCCTCTTGGCATTCCACTCCTTTTCGGCCACACTTGGCTGGGAGAGACTCCCCAACAGCTCTGAGGTGCTGTGCAGGAGTTGTGAGAGGTGCAGAGACAGGTTGTGCATGCTGGCCCAGGAGGCCAGATCTGACTGGGCAGAGAAGTCAGAATAGCTCCAGTGGGACCCGCAGCCCAGGGTCTGTGTGCCTTGCTCCAAGGTGTCCATCCTGGACTGAGCTATGGGACCACCCACCTCGGGCGGATACAGCCGCATAATCTCATCCACTGGACCTGCAGCGCTGCCCTCAGCCCAAGGGGGCTCCCTCCTCAGAGAACCCACTTCACCAGGGGTGCCCCGGAACTGGGCTCTCTCATCAGGACCCTTCAAGGGGGCTGATTCTTCAGAGCTGATCAGGATGTCGGGGTTCCTCAGGGCAGGCAAGGAACCCAATACCTCCCAAGCCTCACGCAAACCTCGGGCATTTCCACCGCTGCTGCATTTGTTCAACAGGCTCTGGGCGCTGGCCAAAGTGCTGAGGTGGGAGCGGAACAAGGAGCTCTGGTCCTCTAGGCGGCTATCCATGCTGCTCTGGGCCACGTTTGGCGGTGCTGGGCCCTGCGATGTGGGGCGGCGGGAGACACTGACTGCACTGCCAAACACATGCTGCCTCCAGCCAGGGCGTGCAGGCCCCTTGGGATgccagggaaggaggcaggggttGACGTCACTGGGGCACAagagcagggctcctccaccCACATCCGTGGAGTGCCGCTCCTCTGGCCTGGCTTGGCCACCCTGTCTCTCTGGCTTTCCTAACTGGGCCTGTTCTAGAGCAccagatggatggacagatgtgaGATTGGGGGTTGGCATTCTCAAGAAACCTGAAGTTGCTGAGtaaggtgggggtgagggtggcaGGGGCCTGAGATCAGCAGCAATACTGTCCaagtcagagaaggcttcctgatCACAGCCCTCAGCGTTCAGAGACGTTCTCACCACAGATTTTCCTGAGGAAGTGCCCCTGGGGTGTGAGGTCCACAATCGGTTGGGCTCTGCGATATCCTCCTCTGTTGGGGAAGGAGGCTCCACGCTCAGGTTCAGCTCCTGAAGAGACCGGGAAGAGCTAACCACAGAGAACTGTGGTCTGGAGTGTCTGCGACCAGAGAAGACTGCAATTATAGGACGTGAACCCCGGTGGTGTGGCGCCGGCTGCTCCCTGCCAGAAGGGGGCTGCCCAGGGCCCTGAGCTGCCGGCCAGTGTGCTCTGCGTTGGCCTAAGGAGACGGTGGCTGAGTCACCGAAGCTGGGCAAGATCGTCTTGGACACAGGGGACCTGGCCACCGTCCTGCCCTCTCTGTCTGGACCTCTAGTCTGACAGCTGTCCGAGCCACCTTCATCAGCATGTGGGGGACTCCTGACCCCCGCAGGGTCTTCACGGCCACCTGCAGCCTGGTCTCTCTGTTGCTCTTCCTCCTCCCATAGACCGTCAACCTGGGATCTGGAGATATACTTTAACTCTGTTATGAGTTTGGCTTGGGGATGCAAGCCACCATGATCCCTGGACCCTGGGGGAAGTTGCGGCTCTTCTGAAAGGCATCTGATGTCATTTCCCAAACATCCCTGTTGTAGTCCCTCCGGCAGCTCACTCTCAGCACACCATTCACTTAAATTCAGGGTGTGtggtccctctgctgctgctggcttGGGTTGAGAGCCCTTCGCACCCTGGCCCCCCCCAGAGCTGTCCTGCACCCTCCCGGGTGTCTCAGAGCACTTGCCCTCGGGGAAAGGGATAGCCTCAAGCTCGGCTCGGACTTTCTTCTCGGCAGCCTTCTTCTCAGGATCCCCTACTGACCTGGAGCTCCCATCAGTGAGCGAGTGGCTGAGGGGGCTCGTCTTCATGTTGGGGCCAGCAGGGGAGCTGCAGCCCCCAGTCAGAGGCAGGACCGCAGTGGCAGAGGCCTCCGGGGTGCTGCTGTCTGCTGGCCCCAGCTCTACATTAATGCCTTTGGGCTCAAGGCCATGAGCCAACAGCACACCAGATTCCCCGCCACGGCCCTCTCTTCTCTCCATTCCCCAGGGCCTGGAGGGGACCCTGGAAGGGTGGTAAGGGTGTAGAGGGGCCGTGGAAGCCCCCCTGCCCAGGTCACCATCTCTGTAACATAGTGAggtggaaggaggggaggaatGGGCACCCCAAACAACAGGTTGAGGGCTGCACGGCTGCCAGCAAGGACCAGAGCTACTCTCTTCCTGGCCCCGGGATAGGCCAAGGGTCTTGCTGCCACCAGGGCTCCATGAGGAGACACCAAAACCCAAGTCTTCCCGTGGGCATCTGCTCAGGGCCTCctctctgactcccctggggctctGATCCGGCAACAGAGCTGGCCTGGGACTTTCCATGCTGGCCCTGCAGGCTTCCGCCGGCCCAGAGCCAACACTCCCTTCCTGCTTCACACGTGGCTGTGAGGGAGCTTCCGGTCCAAGCCCCCTCAGGGCTCCAGGCAGGAGAGTACCCCGTTTGGGGCTCGCTCTCCCTTCTTCTAAGCTGGTGGAAGCCTCGAGGCATTGGCCCTGGTCTTGGTTAGGCTCTGAGAGGCTGGCTGAGTTCTGAACAACAGAGATCACAAGGTGACTTTCAAAACAGGTTGTTCTTCCTCTCTGTGCAACGGCTTGGAAGTTATCTGAACCTCCTCCCCATGTGCAGTCCAGAGTCCCAGGTTCTTGGTGGGCTGGGCTGCTCTCCTGATGGCTGGGGAGCATGCCCTCGGCTGCAGCCAACACCTCTCTCCCCTGTGCGATCTGTCCAGAATCCTCAAAAGGGGCCTGAGAAAGTGAGGCAGCCACTACTTCACCTGTCATCACCCTCCTGTCCTCCTCCCTGGAGGCTGTTGAAGAAGGAAGACCATCTGAGCCCAGAGCATCAGCAGAGGGAGACACTCTGGttgcttctttgcttttctctgtgaTTTCAGAAGAGCTTGTGGGACACACAGATTGCTCACCTGCTCCCAGGAAACGCCCCGGCTTTCCGGTGCAATGGCTCCCACCTGGAGCAGGGTCGGTGTGGGAGCGAGTCCGTGAGGGACACTGCGGCCCCATGTCAGTGTCAGTGCTGGGCAGAGAGTGGAACCTGTCTGCAGAGGGGGGTATGGCCTGAAGGACAGTTGTCCTCTTGTCAACTGATAGGTGTCCTGGTTCAACGGAGAGAGGTGCCATGTGATTCCGTGCTTCAGCCTCATTTGTGGTTCTGTTGGCCAGTGACTGGCCCATTTGAGGACACTGAAGCCTGCCGGGGGCCCTTGAAGAACATTCAGGCTCTAATAAAGTCTTGCTGGAAGGCAGGACTGTGGCCCCAGCCACCACGTCGTAAAGCTGCTTCCCCTGAGTCTTTGCCTGTCCTGTCTCCTCCAAAACAGCCAGGCTTGTGGGTGGCTGAGCAGAGGGCTCCGACTGAGGTACCACTGGTGGGGACACAGGCGCTGAGAAAGCCCCACCAGCAGGACTGAGGTCCTCGGCCTCCTGCCTTACCTCTCTGCCTTGGTTGTCTGCTTCTTCCAAGGGGCTGCCAACCCTCCTCTCAAGCAGGCTAAAGGCCCCATTCAGGGCACCGGCTCTGTCTGGTCCTCTTGGTTCAGCTGCCTTGGCTCTGGAAGGAGAACCTACCCTGCTACCCGGGCCCATCGAGCTGCTTCTAAGGTGCCCTCCCTGGTCTTGGGGACCAGTGCTTGCTGACCTCTTGCCCTCTGCACCCAGGGGAATGCTCCCTGGTGCACTGGATTGACCATGAGGTCCCATGGCCACGGACGGCACAGACCCAGGCCGGGCAGAGTGCGCCACAGAGGAGCACTGTCTGCCGCCTCCCTGCAGGCTATGGCGTCCAGACGCCCCACTCTGGTCCTGCTGCTCCACTCCAGCTGCCAAGGGACTGGTGGGCATTTCCAGCATGGTAGGAGCCAACACACAGTCAACAGAAGAAATGCCTAGAGTATTAGGTGCAGAGAGATCGCTTCTTGGCAGCCTTGTTGAATTTAAGGGCAAGGTATGACTCAGGTCTTGGCGAGGAGCCATACGGGAGTCCGGCTGGCTTGGTAACAGGCTGCTCTTGTGGCTGAATGATGTGTGCACACAATGGTGGCACAGGCCAGGGAGTCTCTGAGTAGCCGAGACTGTGCTTCTCTCCTCTAGGCTCCCTCTTTGAGCAGCCATTTCTTCCACTCTGCCTCGAACTGCGGGCTCCTCTTGCTTATGGATGCACTTGGCAGGATGGCTTTCTTGAACACCGTCCCCAGTCTCCAGCTCCTCCAGACTTCCCAAGCTGCGGGGCTGGCGTCTGAGGCACACTGCACTCGCCACCTTGCCCTCCTCAGAAGCCCCCTTGGGCCTGGGCTGCAATGGCAGAGCTCCGGCTGACGCTTTCATCCTCCGGTGAGCAGAGGCATTGGTGCATTCTCTGCAAACTGTGCATACCCCTAAATAACCACCAGAGTCCTTGGCAGGTGTGTCTAGAACAGCTAGGTAGGTGTGCCCTCTCACAAATCTGCTGCCAGGTCCCCGGGGATCAGCGCTACCATTCACCTCCACTTCCCCAGCTTCATCAGCCCTACAGATAACATTGTCTGTCCGTTTGGGAGAAGTCAGCTGATCCTTGAAGGGTGGGTGGTTTCCAAAGCTGCCTGTCCTCAGCACGCTGTCAGCCGTCTCCTGGTCCTGTTGGTACTGGAAGATGAATTCCTTGCTGACTCCTGGTGGGTGGGAAGCGTGCAGCTGCTTACCCTGTTTGGATTCAATTTCTGAGATGCCATTCTCCAGCTGCATCACACTCCTAATTAGCCTAGCCATCTCATCAGCATTATTAACTCTTTCACCCCATGTCTTTCCAGGTGGTTCTTTGGGATTTGCTTTAAGCACTTTTCCAGGGACTTTGCATTTGCTGAGGTTTCTTTCCTGACAGCATGTAACTGACTGGAATTGTTCATATGTGGACTCAGTCTGTGAAAGCTTAAACTCTTCTGAGCCGTCTCTGGAATGGGGTGCTTTTCCAAGAAGGCCAGTTTCGTTCCTCCGTTCCTCCTTATGGGCTGGACTCTCACCCAGGGCCAGGGTCTCTGGGCTGCTTACCTCACAACGCACTGATCTAGACTTTAAAGGAAGAGCGGCACCCTGTGGCTTGTCCTTGTCAGGGGCTAAATAGATGGTTTTACAGGTGAAATCAGACCTAACCCTGGAAGGAAAGTGTCCCTTTGCGTCAAAGGCCTGGGCCTGTGTGAGGACTGTGTTCTGCCCCTGCCCTTCTTCCTCACCCGTCTCAGATTCACTCACAAGCAGAGGCTTCCCCGACCCAGAACTGTTTGAGGAGACACTGTAGTGGGACTGTACAGGAGCCTTTGCTCCCTGCCCAAGCGTCGTAAGACTGTgtctatttaaaattccaacttGATTTTCAAATTTACATACTTTTATGCTGGTAGATGGGAAAAAATGTCCATTCTGCGTGACAAAAAAATAAACCGAATTATGGCTTGTTTCTTTAACCTTTCCaaagcattttcctttttctctgcaaacTTCCTTGGTGTTCAAATCAACTGGCCTCTCGGCTGCGACCTGCTGAGGTGATACAATCTTGGAATTCTGGTTTTGTAATTGTACTGGCAACTTATTCTCCACATACACACTTTGGAGGACCTGGTGCTCATGTCCAAagccccaggcttccctgaggggtggggagggcaccCTTGCTTCTCTGCAAGCTGGAATTTCCAAGGCAGTTTCTGTCAGGGCATCTCGGCTTTTGGTCACATAGAATGTTTCCAAGGGAGGTGGCTGCAGGGAAGATGGAAGTGGATTCCAGGGAGCAGAGTGAAGGTATAGCTCTGGACCAGACGGAAAGGGGCAGGAAGGCCTGCTGTGTCTTCCGCCCGCTTCCATGGAGCTCTCCTGGGAGTCTGTCTTCTCTTCCTGCGGGGGGCAGTGGCTGTTCTGACCTAATTGCCTCTCTGGGCCTGCTCTCTTCTTCCTCAAAGGAGCCCCGCCTCGGGGGCAATGGGGGTCTTTGGTGGCTATGGTGACAATATGGTGACAAGGTTTCTTCAGGATGAAACACTCATCAGAGGACGTCATGAGTCCAGGTTTCTTGCTGCTCTGAGAGGACTCCTCCAAGCTGCTCTTTTTGACTCCCTGCACTGCCGTCACGGGGTACGCCATCTTGTTTTCTGCTGCAGAGACCTGTGCATTTGTAGGTCCAGAAGTCAACGATTCTACATCTGCTGAGTAAGTTCCACTATGACTTGCCTCTTTCTCACTAGTTGTAAAGAAATCTGAAGTACCTTCTACCTTGACATTCAGACTGTCCTGTTCTTTCTCTGCTCTCAAACGCCTAATTTTGGACAGATGGGTTGGAACATTGTTGAAATCTGGGCTGCTAGATGCCCCAGGACCAACTGGCAATATAGTATCTCCTCCCCTGCCGGAAGCTTGAATGGGAAAATCAGAGTTTTCCTTAAGGGAGGGGGAAACTGGCCTGGGGGCTCCCGTGGCCTCCAAAACAGGATGAGACAGTTCAAGGAGGTACTTTTGCTGGAGGGCAGCCCAGTCTCTCTCACAGGCGCTGCCAACATAAGTAAATGAGCTGGCAGAGGCAGCCAACAAGCTGGACACACTAGAGTTGGATGCTTCAGAGACGCCTTGCTGGGCCGTGTCAGGGACCCCACTGGCTTGAAAGGTACCCTCAGCTCCTGGGTGAAGAAGGCTGCAAGGGTCGCAGAGGGACACAGACCCAGAAACAGGGTCTGTATACACACTTCTAATGCTGCAAGGCAGCTCAGTGCTGGCCGGAGGCAGTGTGGAGCTGAAAGGCAAGATGGTTTCTGTACCTGGTGACTTGAGTTCTTCTGTATTGAGCCAGTATCCAGGCCTTTCCCAACTGCAGCACTGAACCTCCTGGATGTCGGGACTTGGACATAAAGAATGTTGGGGGCTGCTGGGATTGATCTTGGAGTCACAGGAGAACCAGGAATCCATGGACACCAGAGGGCTCCCTCTGGAGGGCTGCACGTCTTGAAGCATGGTGGCCGGTTCTGTAGGGCTTCCCGCCACCGCCACCTCAGGCTGCTCACAGGGCTGCTGCGGCTGGGGTTCCAGGTAAAATGAACTGCTCGCTGGCAAGATGGCATCTAGCCTTGGGGCTCTTCTGTGACTGATGGAACCAAGCCTGCATACTGCCTCCTGGCCCCCTGCAGGCAGAATGGGGCTCTGCAGGCGCCAGAAAGTCTCCGCAGGCATCTCATCAGTTGAACCAAAGAAAGGCTTTCCTTGCCAATGGTCCCCCGGTTCTTCTTCAGCATCGATCAGGCTGTCTAGGGAAACACTCCTGTGAGCCAAGGTGAATGGTCGACTGCCTGAGGATGTGGTGAAGCCCCTCCCAGAGGCTCGTGCCCTG from Capra hircus breed San Clemente chromosome 10, ASM170441v1, whole genome shotgun sequence encodes the following:
- the STARD9 gene encoding stAR-related lipid transfer protein 9 isoform X6: MFYLYPQHVPNASPLDLNTSWTVSPVNTSAGVSERRALGEQSNKDHWPLRAGETPCGTQIPQQQQQHLVGDVRQQILVGQIRAKQEAEPKQLHTGLRVEDDKLRGETWLANLRQQPQQDHAAEKELEAAVPSHSWCQTDPKTQPYPQVRSQSNVVHPQFLRRHEQNIQQRRASFKLERVIKKQRLLEGHRGPEQLRALYWLQDDRLRRTPFPALCPGALIPGPHRRSRLTSCSSLRLRRPCSWHSAQLRSVFVNRDPSTTLPPMPDPAEQLSEEYLPLAASYPPRIGHLIQHALCSSGEGQFGTARKALAWKGASHLGTCLTESSESASVQEVERMALPAPLELEETQGKERDLPEPDNSESDDSQISEDSLAEKGPRNPRDSPGHSYLTSGYGHSQARARASGRGFTTSSGSRPFTLAHRSVSLDSLIDAEEEPGDHWQGKPFFGSTDEMPAETFWRLQSPILPAGGQEAVCRLGSISHRRAPRLDAILPASSSFYLEPQPQQPCEQPEVAVAGSPTEPATMLQDVQPSRGSPLVSMDSWFSCDSKINPSSPQHSLCPSPDIQEVQCCSWERPGYWLNTEELKSPGTETILPFSSTLPPASTELPCSIRSVYTDPVSGSVSLCDPCSLLHPGAEGTFQASGVPDTAQQGVSEASNSSVSSLLAASASSFTYVGSACERDWAALQQKYLLELSHPVLEATGAPRPVSPSLKENSDFPIQASGRGGDTILPVGPGASSSPDFNNVPTHLSKIRRLRAEKEQDSLNVKVEGTSDFFTTSEKEASHSGTYSADVESLTSGPTNAQVSAAENKMAYPVTAVQGVKKSSLEESSQSSKKPGLMTSSDECFILKKPCHHIVTIATKDPHCPRGGAPLRKKRAGPERQLGQNSHCPPQEEKTDSQESSMEAGGRHSRPSCPFPSGPELYLHSAPWNPLPSSLQPPPLETFYVTKSRDALTETALEIPACREARVPSPPLREAWGFGHEHQVLQSVYVENKLPVQLQNQNSKIVSPQQVAAERPVDLNTKEVCREKGKCFGKVKETSHNSVYFFVTQNGHFFPSTSIKVCKFENQVGILNRHSLTTLGQGAKAPVQSHYSVSSNSSGSGKPLLVSESETGEEEGQGQNTVLTQAQAFDAKGHFPSRVRSDFTCKTIYLAPDKDKPQGAALPLKSRSVRCEVSSPETLALGESPAHKEERRNETGLLGKAPHSRDGSEEFKLSQTESTYEQFQSVTCCQERNLSKCKVPGKVLKANPKEPPGKTWGERVNNADEMARLIRSVMQLENGISEIESKQGKQLHASHPPGVSKEFIFQYQQDQETADSVLRTGSFGNHPPFKDQLTSPKRTDNVICRADEAGEVEVNGSADPRGPGSRFVRGHTYLAVLDTPAKDSGGYLGVCTVCRECTNASAHRRMKASAGALPLQPRPKGASEEGKVASAVCLRRQPRSLGSLEELETGDGVQESHPAKCIHKQEEPAVRGRVEEMAAQRGSLEERSTVSATQRLPGLCHHCVHTSFSHKSSLLPSQPDSRMAPRQDLSHTLPLNSTRLPRSDLSAPNTLGISSVDCVLAPTMLEMPTSPLAAGVEQQDQSGASGRHSLQGGGRQCSSVAHSARPGSVPSVAMGPHGQSSAPGSIPLGAEGKRSASTGPQDQGGHLRSSSMGPGSRVGSPSRAKAAEPRGPDRAGALNGAFSLLERRVGSPLEEADNQGREVRQEAEDLSPAGGAFSAPVSPPVVPQSEPSAQPPTSLAVLEETGQAKTQGKQLYDVVAGATVLPSSKTLLEPECSSRAPGRLQCPQMGQSLANRTTNEAEARNHMAPLSVEPGHLSVDKRTTVLQAIPPSADRFHSLPSTDTDMGPQCPSRTRSHTDPAPGGSHCTGKPGRFLGAGEQSVCPTSSSEITEKSKEATRVSPSADALGSDGLPSSTASREEDRRVMTGEVVAASLSQAPFEDSGQIAQGREVLAAAEGMLPSHQESSPAHQEPGTLDCTWGGGSDNFQAVAQRGRTTCFESHLVISVVQNSASLSEPNQDQGQCLEASTSLEEGRASPKRGTLLPGALRGLGPEAPSQPRVKQEGSVGSGPAEACRASMESPRPALLPDQSPRGVREEALSRCPREDLGFGVSSWSPGGSKTLGLSRGQEESSSGPCWQPCSPQPVVWGAHSSPPSTSLCYRDGDLGRGASTAPLHPYHPSRVPSRPWGMERREGRGGESGVLLAHGLEPKGINVELGPADSSTPEASATAVLPLTGGCSSPAGPNMKTSPLSHSLTDGSSRSVGDPEKKAAEKKVRAELEAIPFPEGKCSETPGRVQDSSGGGQGAKGSQPKPAAAEGPHTLNLSEWCAESELPEGLQQGCLGNDIRCLSEEPQLPPGSRDHGGLHPQAKLITELKYISRSQVDGLWEEEEQQRDQAAGGREDPAGVRSPPHADEGGSDSCQTRGPDREGRTVARSPVSKTILPSFGDSATVSLGQRRAHWPAAQGPGQPPSGREQPAPHHRGSRPIIAVFSGRRHSRPQFSVVSSSRSLQELNLSVEPPSPTEEDIAEPNRLWTSHPRGTSSGKSVVRTSLNAEGCDQEAFSDLDSIAADLRPLPPSPPPYSATSGFLRMPTPNLTSVHPSGALEQAQLGKPERQGGQARPEERHSTDVGGGALLLCPSDVNPCLLPWHPKGPARPGWRQHVFGSAVSVSRRPTSQGPAPPNVAQSSMDSRLEDQSSLFRSHLSTLASAQSLLNKCSSGGNARGLREAWEVLGSLPALRNPDILISSEESAPLKGPDERAQFRGTPGEVGSLRREPPWAEGSAAGPVDEIMRLYPPEVGGPIAQSRMDTLEQGTQTLGCGSHWSYSDFSAQSDLASWASMHNLSLHLSQLLHSTSELLGSLSQPSVAEKEWNAKRDTPHEVPQTQMMDGSTQTTVDEGIQTDLASPPLHLQAPEADPQKVNVILEGLGSDLASMSQGKGRVPGTLQKREAEETVWKTAGPLDLQGEDTLCRPQSAPVPSFHFNFQKGPFEQNLPSLSPQASPDALLPPSSQPEEPTCLAVGRPCLSAFSSPGPYTQVAESVGELRVQKEQGSASTLLVDRASSPILTLSASTPGSGIPLSALSLSSPSALSLDSRQKLMSSPSLPLPAPRPPVGNSSQTTDEADGSRRAGAPCGEGRSSLEEGDCRPFLGVSSQGSPQQSTKLQVCFVQQPLQQCLPRATAGVQSRLSPPPLGNRSQRLADSFLPEDVASVECGPLSRRGPGGWQSRAEKRGEHSASPVELRPALDVPSSWGGLQRHSPCPFSELTDTPGLQGCILGPPVACQPGGLLPPGSQMHTAPEPQHHGLRDIPMHNKFSDLCGPQNNSPGGPGTMDSLGTRCDCSSGEQSQRLPQAPEDQSRAPEWPQKEQIPLKVGAQNLSLSTELTEAKLHHGFGEADALLQVLQSGTGEALAAEEEELYARPKHPAETLQRERSEELQNSRRSRSLSPKKQLTFARDFDLPSRRREYLQQLRKDIVETTRSSGSASRSSHPPSDIELMLQEYQRAREEAKVEIARARDQLRERTEQEKLRIRQQIISQLLQEEEKLHTLATSGSRCTSSDGSLSSGVTSGYNSSPALPSQLQSPDSVGDTNLPDSRDSWIGEVRGRSSVRNNQLNLASSAWKCLAYSRRAALGSCCCSPSSLSSLGTSFSSSYKDLAKHIVDLSMADVMAACSDNLNNLFSCRAAAGWNHQGEEQEVQLYYKMFSSTRHGFLGAGVVSQPLSHVWAAVSDPTLWPLYHKPIQTARLHQRVTNSINLVYLVCNTTVCALKQPRDFCCVCVEAREVPALLVGQLSVMAAQSVYDASMPRPSREMVRGEILPSAWILQPLTVEGKEITRVIYLAQVELGAPGFPPQLLSSFIKQQPLVIARLASFLGS